The DNA sequence ACTCATGGATTTCCGATTTAATCCAATGCACGGCAAAAGAAATCAGGCGCACACCGCGTTGCGGCTCGAATCGTTTGACGGCTTTCATCAAGCCGATATTGCCTTCTTGGATTAAATCGCCCAGCGGCAAACCGTAGCCTAAAAAACCGCGCGCAATATGCACGACAAATTTCAAATGATGCACGATTAGGACTTGCGCGGCTTCCAAAGATTGGTGTTTTTGCAATTGCTCCGCCAATTCGCGTTCTTGCTCGGCTTCTAAGACGGGAATTTGACGCACTTTGGCGATGTAGAGGTCAATATCGCTGCTTGGGGTCAGCCAAAACGAAGGCGCAGCAACGGGTAATTGAGAATTCTGCATAGAAATAGCAGTTGCTGTCATGGTCTTTCCTTCAATAAATTTTACTCGTTGTATAGTAGCACATTCACAAAATCACGCACGTTAAAAGGACGTAAATCGTCCGCTTTTTCCCCGACGCCGATAAAGCGTATCGGCAGGCGCAGTTGGTGGCTGATGGCAAATAAAATGCCGCCCTTCGCCGTGCCGTCCAGTTTGCTGACGATCAAGCCGTCCAGCCCCACGACTTCATGGAAATGCTTGGCTTGGCGCAGCGCGTTTTGCCCGTTGCCCGCATCGATGACCAATAAGGTCTGCTGCGGTACGGCGGGATCGAGTTTTTGCAGCACTCTTTTGATTTTTTTGAGTTCTTCCATTAAATGGTCTTGAGTGTGTAAACGTCCCGCAGTGTCGATAATCAGCACATCGGCGCCGCGCGCCTGCGCTGATTGCAGGGCATCGTAGGCCACAGAGGCGGAGTCGGCGCCGGTTTTTTGTGCAATCACCGGCACTTGATTGCGTTCCCCCCAGGTTTGCAGCTGCTCCACCGCGGCAGCGCGGAAGGTGTCGCCCGCCGCCAGCATGACTTTTTTGCCTTCGCTTTTAAAGCGGTGCGCCAATTTACCAATGGTAGTGGTTTTGCCCGCGCCGTTAATCCCGACCATGAGAATGACATAAGGTTTGGCACCGTCCGTATCCAAGGCTTGCTCATAGGGCTTGAGTAAATCGCACATATGCTCGGCAACGCGCTGCTGCACGGCGGCGACATCTTGCAATTGATTGCGCTCTAATTGCGCGCTGACATCATCAATGATTTGCATGGTGACTTCCATGCCGACATCGGCGCTCAGCAATTGCATTTCCAAATCTTCAATCAGGTCTTTGTCCAGCGTTTTCTTACCTAAGAATAAATCGGTAAATCCGCTGCGGGTTTTGCTCAATCCTGCTTTCAGGCGGGCAAAATAGCCTTGTTTTTCTGTCGCCGCATTATCCGTATCACTGCTGATAATGGCTTCGCTTGCCGGTGGAGTGTCAGGTATTGCGCTCTCAATCGGCGCTTCAAGATAAGTATTACTCTCTGTTTCGACGGCGGTTTCCGCTTGCTGAAGCGCTTCTTCGGTAGGAGCATCAGAAGCCTCCGCCGCGGGCGATGCTTCATCAGTTTGCGGCGCGACTTCTGCCTGCTCAAGCTCAGGCGTCTCTTCCGCCGCATTGTGTTCTTCTTTGCCTTTTTTAAACCAATTAAAAATCATGTATTTTCCTTCTTTGATGGATATGCCGCATTTGGCTATGCAGTATAGCTTATGCTTCGCGGCTGCGGCGCATTTTTAGCCCGACTTCGCGCGTGGCGGCAATCGCCCCCGGTTTTTGCAGGGTGATGGTAATGGCCTGCGCCGGCGGAAATTGGCCGAATAATTCTTCCAATAAGGCGGC is a window from the Suttonella indologenes genome containing:
- the ftsY gene encoding signal recognition particle-docking protein FtsY, encoding MIFNWFKKGKEEHNAAEETPELEQAEVAPQTDEASPAAEASDAPTEEALQQAETAVETESNTYLEAPIESAIPDTPPASEAIISSDTDNAATEKQGYFARLKAGLSKTRSGFTDLFLGKKTLDKDLIEDLEMQLLSADVGMEVTMQIIDDVSAQLERNQLQDVAAVQQRVAEHMCDLLKPYEQALDTDGAKPYVILMVGINGAGKTTTIGKLAHRFKSEGKKVMLAAGDTFRAAAVEQLQTWGERNQVPVIAQKTGADSASVAYDALQSAQARGADVLIIDTAGRLHTQDHLMEELKKIKRVLQKLDPAVPQQTLLVIDAGNGQNALRQAKHFHEVVGLDGLIVSKLDGTAKGGILFAISHQLRLPIRFIGVGEKADDLRPFNVRDFVNVLLYNE